From a single Aestuariibius sp. HNIBRBA575 genomic region:
- a CDS encoding class I SAM-dependent RNA methyltransferase, producing the protein MKIESLTHHGMGRATDGTLVTRVLAGEEIELLTDGSARILTPSADRVAAPCRHFKSCGGCAMQHGSDELVSRWKMGIVETALRAHGIETDIRGIHTSPARSRRRAKFSGRRTKKGALVGFHARGSDMVVAVPDCMLLVSQIAAVIPALEELTIIAATRKSEVALTVTDTPNGPDVHVGTDKELTGELRIELANFAQRHKLARLVWADEPVVTILPPVQVFGGAEVAPPPSAFLQATRDGEGALLEAVQETVGKSKKIVDLFSGCGTFSLPLAAKAEVHAVEGFGPMLDALDAGWRHAKGLKKVTTEARDLFRRPLEVDELKKYNAAVIDPPRAGAEAQVDRLADCDIPIVAMVSCNPVTFARDAKVLLDGGYTLNWIKVVDQFRWSPHVELAASFTRS; encoded by the coding sequence ATGAAAATTGAAAGTTTAACACATCACGGCATGGGTCGGGCGACCGATGGCACGTTGGTTACCCGCGTTCTGGCGGGCGAAGAGATTGAGCTGTTGACCGATGGATCGGCGCGGATTTTGACGCCGTCTGCGGATCGTGTGGCAGCGCCATGCCGACATTTCAAATCCTGTGGTGGCTGTGCGATGCAACACGGGTCCGATGAATTGGTGTCGCGTTGGAAAATGGGCATCGTTGAAACGGCTTTGCGTGCGCATGGGATCGAAACCGATATTCGCGGCATTCACACGTCGCCCGCCCGATCCCGCCGTCGGGCTAAATTTTCGGGCCGTCGCACCAAAAAGGGCGCGCTGGTTGGGTTTCACGCCCGTGGATCTGACATGGTCGTCGCGGTGCCCGATTGCATGTTGCTGGTGTCGCAAATCGCTGCGGTTATCCCCGCATTAGAAGAGCTGACAATTATCGCCGCGACCCGAAAATCCGAGGTGGCATTGACTGTCACTGACACGCCCAACGGCCCGGATGTGCATGTGGGCACGGACAAGGAACTGACCGGCGAATTGCGGATTGAATTGGCCAATTTCGCCCAACGTCATAAATTGGCCCGTTTGGTTTGGGCAGATGAACCTGTGGTGACCATTTTGCCCCCGGTTCAGGTCTTTGGTGGCGCCGAAGTGGCCCCACCCCCCAGCGCATTTTTACAGGCGACCCGCGACGGTGAAGGCGCGCTGCTAGAAGCGGTGCAGGAAACCGTTGGAAAATCCAAAAAGATCGTTGATCTGTTTTCAGGGTGCGGGACATTTTCACTGCCTTTGGCCGCCAAAGCAGAGGTGCATGCCGTCGAAGGGTTTGGCCCGATGCTGGATGCATTGGATGCGGGATGGCGCCATGCAAAAGGGCTTAAGAAGGTCACAACAGAAGCGCGTGATCTGTTTCGCCGCCCCCTAGAGGTGGACGAGCTGAAAAAATATAATGCCGCGGTGATCGACCCGCCGCGTGCCGGTGCAGAGGCGCAGGTTGACCGTTTGGCCGATTGTGACATCCCGATTGTGGCGATGGTGTCGTGTAATCCTGTGACATTTGCCCGTGATGCCAAAGTGTTGCTGGACGGTGGCTATACGCTCAATTGGATAAAGGTTGTCGATCAATTTAGGTGGTCCCCGCATGTCGAACTGGCGGCGTCCTTCACGCGGTCGTGA
- a CDS encoding murein L,D-transpeptidase family protein, with amino-acid sequence MKLVHSILLMVALVLTGCASTQTESKFRSYSGPEVTALVLYKERRMMYLMHGSEVLKRYRFELGFEPTGHKQHEGDGRTPEGVYRIDRRNPNSRFHLSLGISYPNTQDRSAAAVLGLPPGGDIFIHGTPSALVRMVDWTAGCIAVTNDEMEEIYAMVQDGTIIAIYP; translated from the coding sequence ATGAAACTCGTACATTCTATTCTACTGATGGTTGCGCTTGTCCTGACGGGCTGTGCAAGCACCCAAACGGAATCCAAATTCAGGTCCTATTCGGGGCCCGAAGTCACCGCGCTTGTTTTATACAAAGAGCGGCGGATGATGTATTTGATGCACGGATCCGAAGTGTTGAAGCGGTACCGGTTTGAGCTTGGATTTGAGCCAACAGGGCACAAACAACACGAAGGCGACGGGCGCACGCCTGAAGGTGTCTATCGCATTGACCGTCGTAATCCGAATTCTCGGTTTCATCTGTCGTTAGGGATTTCTTATCCCAATACACAGGATCGGTCTGCGGCAGCTGTGCTTGGCCTGCCACCCGGCGGTGACATTTTTATCCACGGCACACCCAGCGCTTTGGTTAGAATGGTCGATTGGACGGCAGGTTGCATTGCCGTCACCAATGACGAAATGGAAGAGATTTACGCGATGGTTCAGGACGGAACCATCATCGCAATCTATCCTTGA
- a CDS encoding ComF family protein — translation MALQSVIRAIYPAQCLICDTLTEEDFALCGSCWAQTPFVTGLVCDACGTPLPGEEEDSEVLCDECMQIARPWHKGRTAMLYQDKGRHLTLALKHGDRTDLSGPMGVWMARVAGPLLSDDMIVAPVPLHWTRLFRRRYNQAALLAQSVARQLNLPCRPDALIRVKRTQKMEKFSRDARFAALDGAISNNPKASIANKSVLLVDDVMTTGATLAACCEALHHAGVTQVCTLTLARAAKDT, via the coding sequence ATGGCTTTGCAAAGTGTGATCCGCGCGATCTATCCCGCGCAATGCCTGATTTGTGACACTCTGACCGAAGAGGATTTCGCGCTGTGCGGATCCTGTTGGGCGCAAACCCCGTTTGTGACGGGGCTGGTTTGTGATGCCTGTGGCACGCCTTTGCCGGGCGAAGAGGAAGACAGCGAAGTGTTATGTGACGAATGTATGCAGATCGCCCGCCCCTGGCACAAAGGCCGCACGGCGATGCTGTATCAGGACAAAGGTCGGCATTTGACATTGGCGCTGAAACACGGCGATCGCACGGATTTATCCGGCCCGATGGGGGTATGGATGGCGCGCGTTGCCGGCCCGCTATTGTCAGACGACATGATCGTTGCGCCGGTGCCATTGCATTGGACCCGGCTGTTTCGGCGACGTTATAATCAGGCGGCCCTGTTGGCGCAGTCTGTTGCGCGTCAGTTGAATTTACCATGTCGGCCAGATGCCTTGATCCGTGTGAAACGCACCCAGAAAATGGAAAAGTTTAGCCGTGACGCCCGATTTGCGGCTCTTGATGGGGCGATATCGAACAATCCAAAGGCGTCTATTGCCAACAAATCGGTATTGTTGGTGGATGATGTGATGACAACCGGTGCGACGCTTGCGGCCTGTTGCGAGGCGCTTCATCACGCGGGGGTCACGCAAGTGTGTACTCTGACACTGGCCCGAGCGGCAAAAGATACCTAA
- a CDS encoding L,D-transpeptidase, translating into MTKTAKHTFSRRGFMATSAAALAGGSAMAQTENSTEIEGEISQTIQRNISSFRTLDWRPYFDTLAGGAVLVDLQSRALHYWSADESVYKLYPSSVPLSEDLTRRGRTQVIRKVEGPSWRPTPAMRQRNPEWPEFIGPGPENPLGTHALYLSWQYYRIHGTHDTRKIGRRSSNGCIGLYNQHIAELFSLATVGTQVLLI; encoded by the coding sequence ATGACGAAAACAGCGAAACACACATTTAGTCGCCGGGGATTTATGGCAACCTCGGCCGCGGCATTGGCCGGTGGATCTGCCATGGCGCAGACAGAAAACTCGACCGAGATCGAAGGCGAGATTTCTCAGACAATTCAGCGGAATATTTCAAGTTTCCGCACATTGGACTGGCGTCCCTATTTCGACACACTGGCTGGTGGCGCTGTTTTGGTTGATCTGCAATCACGGGCCCTGCATTACTGGTCGGCGGATGAAAGCGTCTACAAACTTTACCCGTCCAGCGTGCCCCTGTCAGAGGATCTAACACGTCGCGGCCGCACCCAGGTGATTCGCAAAGTAGAGGGCCCATCATGGCGTCCGACACCCGCAATGCGGCAACGAAACCCGGAATGGCCTGAATTTATTGGCCCCGGCCCTGAAAATCCGCTTGGAACCCACGCGCTGTATCTGTCATGGCAGTATTATCGCATCCACGGGACCCACGACACGCGTAAAATTGGGCGCAGATCGTCCAATGGTTGCATTGGACTCTATAATCAGCACATCGCTGAATTGTTCAGTTTGGCGACTGTCGGGACCCAAGTGTTGCTGATTTGA
- a CDS encoding ABC transporter ATP-binding protein, whose amino-acid sequence MSIEASRFAKWAGNLADPEQPAKTPPPRTLVAFILWSMQGLWLVLAFACVGFMFGGATESLMMYALGRIIDATAMGPDGFWSQNLGLIIAAVFLVMVLRPLAFTTASIMQSIALAPNLHNQVLLRLNRYASGHSVTFFDNDFAGRLAQKKMQTASATTQVVTDAVNVIVFAFSSALGMVLLSGAVSAQLGVTVVIWIVLYLLTLRYFLPRVRARSKTRANARAAVTGQIVDTVTNIKTVKLFARDDHEDRGTVDAAMSFRNAAITWAEMAVGMRGAMITIAGILPVAMIWQGLLLWQSGAASSGDLAAIGAMSIRLSQMTGFVSWTLMSIYGALGEIEDGLRSLTPPHELVDAKNATQLDVTRGGIEFRDVTFAYGSDVGGIKKVSLTIQPGEKLGIVGASGAGKSTLASLLLRLYDPEHGHVAIDGQNIALVTQNSLRQKIGMVTQETAMFNRSARDNIIYGRSDASDAEIENAVKRAKADDFIKDLRDQNGRIGMDAHLGERGVKLSGGQRQRIALARAMLKDAPILVLDEATSALDSEVEAAIQDALKNAMQGKTVVAIAHRLSTISSMDRIIVLDRGHIVEEGRHEDLLAANGLYTRYWNRQSGGFIATQDAAE is encoded by the coding sequence ATGAGTATTGAGGCAAGCCGGTTTGCAAAATGGGCCGGAAACTTAGCTGATCCTGAACAACCCGCGAAAACGCCGCCACCCCGCACGCTGGTTGCGTTTATTCTATGGTCGATGCAGGGGCTTTGGCTGGTTCTGGCGTTTGCTTGTGTTGGGTTTATGTTTGGCGGCGCGACGGAATCGTTGATGATGTACGCGCTGGGCCGCATAATTGATGCCACAGCCATGGGACCGGATGGGTTTTGGTCGCAAAACCTGGGCCTGATCATTGCGGCGGTGTTTTTGGTGATGGTCCTGCGGCCTTTGGCCTTTACCACTGCGTCGATCATGCAGAGCATCGCACTGGCCCCAAATCTGCACAATCAGGTCCTTTTGCGCCTGAATAGATACGCATCTGGCCATTCGGTGACGTTCTTTGACAACGATTTTGCTGGGCGTTTGGCGCAAAAGAAAATGCAGACCGCATCGGCCACAACCCAAGTGGTCACAGATGCGGTCAACGTGATTGTCTTTGCGTTTTCATCCGCGCTGGGCATGGTTTTGCTCAGTGGGGCAGTGTCCGCGCAGCTGGGCGTGACGGTGGTGATTTGGATTGTCCTTTATCTGCTGACATTGCGGTATTTCCTGCCGCGTGTGCGTGCGCGGTCCAAAACCCGCGCAAATGCCCGTGCCGCGGTGACGGGCCAGATTGTTGACACTGTGACCAACATCAAGACGGTCAAATTGTTTGCGCGTGACGACCACGAAGATCGCGGCACGGTTGATGCCGCTATGTCGTTTCGAAATGCGGCGATCACATGGGCCGAAATGGCCGTTGGCATGCGTGGTGCAATGATAACAATCGCGGGGATTCTGCCGGTTGCGATGATTTGGCAGGGATTGCTGTTATGGCAATCCGGTGCGGCAAGTTCAGGTGATCTGGCGGCCATCGGCGCAATGTCGATCCGACTAAGCCAGATGACCGGCTTTGTCAGTTGGACATTGATGTCGATCTATGGCGCGCTGGGCGAAATAGAAGACGGGCTGCGCAGTCTGACCCCGCCGCACGAACTGGTCGATGCAAAAAACGCGACGCAATTGGACGTGACCCGGGGCGGAATCGAATTTCGCGATGTGACCTTTGCTTATGGGTCTGATGTGGGCGGCATCAAAAAAGTGTCGCTGACTATTCAGCCGGGCGAAAAACTGGGTATTGTCGGCGCGTCTGGTGCTGGGAAATCAACATTGGCGTCGCTTTTGTTGCGGCTGTACGACCCAGAACACGGCCACGTTGCCATCGATGGTCAGAACATCGCCTTGGTCACGCAAAATTCGCTGCGTCAGAAAATCGGCATGGTGACCCAAGAAACGGCGATGTTTAACCGATCTGCGCGTGACAACATCATTTATGGACGCAGCGATGCCAGCGACGCCGAAATAGAGAATGCGGTGAAACGGGCCAAGGCAGATGACTTTATCAAGGATCTGCGCGACCAAAACGGGCGTATCGGAATGGATGCGCATTTGGGCGAACGTGGGGTCAAATTGTCAGGGGGGCAACGCCAACGGATCGCGCTGGCCCGGGCAATGTTAAAGGATGCGCCAATTTTGGTGCTGGACGAAGCGACCTCTGCCTTGGATTCCGAAGTTGAGGCCGCCATCCAAGACGCGTTGAAAAATGCCATGCAAGGCAAAACCGTTGTGGCGATTGCGCACCGATTGTCGACGATTTCATCTATGGATCGCATAATCGTGCTGGATCGGGGCCACATTGTCGAAGAAGGCCGCCACGAGGACTTGCTTGCGGCGAATGGGCTGTATACCCGCTATTGGAACCGCCAATCGGGTGGGTTTATTGCCACGCAGGACGCAGCTGAATAG
- a CDS encoding methyltransferase domain-containing protein, whose protein sequence is MSQPPLLTDQIALTRNRRRAAAAPALFLQQAMADEVQERLIEVNRTFRNPAIVTGWPDLWADTLPEAKIIADQDVLDLQSGAHDLVIHALALHWANDPIGQLIQCARALKPDGLLIATLFGGQTLNELRSALAQAESELTGGLSPRVVPMADIRDLGALLQRAGLNLPVADSNPITVTYADPIALMQDLRAMGENNALHGRLRQPTRRDVFLKASQIYHAQHAHQDGRIPATFEIVTLTGWAPDDSQPKPLRPGSASQRLADALSTQEHPLDPSEH, encoded by the coding sequence ATGTCACAGCCGCCGCTATTAACTGACCAGATCGCCCTGACCCGCAATCGCCGCCGCGCCGCAGCCGCGCCCGCCCTGTTTTTGCAACAGGCCATGGCTGATGAAGTTCAGGAAAGACTCATCGAGGTTAACAGAACCTTTAGAAATCCCGCGATTGTGACGGGTTGGCCGGATTTGTGGGCTGATACCCTGCCCGAGGCCAAAATTATTGCTGACCAAGACGTTCTGGATTTGCAATCCGGCGCGCATGATCTGGTCATTCACGCGCTTGCGCTGCATTGGGCGAACGACCCTATCGGGCAGCTCATTCAATGTGCACGCGCGCTAAAACCCGATGGGTTGCTGATTGCCACGCTTTTTGGCGGGCAAACCTTAAACGAATTGCGCAGCGCCTTGGCGCAGGCAGAATCTGAATTAACGGGTGGGTTGTCACCCCGTGTTGTGCCGATGGCCGATATCCGCGATTTGGGCGCGCTGTTACAACGGGCCGGGCTAAACCTGCCTGTCGCGGATTCAAATCCGATCACTGTGACCTATGCCGATCCAATTGCGCTAATGCAGGATTTACGTGCCATGGGCGAAAATAACGCCCTGCATGGGCGTCTGCGTCAACCAACCCGTCGTGATGTATTTCTAAAGGCAAGCCAGATTTATCACGCGCAACATGCCCATCAGGATGGCCGCATTCCCGCGACGTTCGAAATTGTCACGCTTACTGGGTGGGCCCCGGATGACAGTCAGCCCAAACCCCTGCGTCCCGGATCAGCATCCCAACGTCTGGCCGATGCCTTATCGACGCAGGAACACCCTTTGGACCCGTCGGAACATTGA
- the hemH gene encoding ferrochelatase — translation MTKSHLPADHPAVKQQKIGVLLANLGTPDATDYWSMRRYLSEFLSDKRVIDYSRLFWQPLLQLVILSKRPFTSGAAYRTIWNNDANESPLMTITKQQTAAIATQMQADFGDQVMVDYCMRYGNPSTQSRVDAMIAAGCTKILFFPLYPQYAGATSATANDAFFKALMDLKNRLQPVARVVPPYFDQPAYIDALAQSIERKYATLEERPDILVCSYHGLPQRYLTEGDPYHCQCQKTTRLLKERLGWADTEIMTTFQSQFGSEEWLQPYTVEEVARQAAADNKRLAICAPAFSADCIETLEEINEEIRESFEHAGGQNFTYVPCLNDDPAHIAALCGVIQQNLMGWLD, via the coding sequence ATGACCAAATCGCATCTGCCTGCCGATCATCCCGCTGTGAAACAACAAAAAATCGGCGTTTTGCTCGCCAATTTGGGTACGCCGGACGCAACTGATTATTGGTCAATGCGTCGTTATCTAAGCGAATTTCTGTCTGACAAACGTGTCATCGATTATTCGCGTCTGTTCTGGCAACCGCTGTTGCAGCTGGTGATCCTGTCCAAACGACCGTTCACATCTGGCGCGGCCTATCGCACGATCTGGAACAACGACGCTAATGAATCACCATTGATGACCATCACCAAGCAACAGACAGCGGCGATTGCAACACAAATGCAGGCTGACTTTGGGGATCAGGTGATGGTTGATTACTGCATGCGCTATGGCAATCCATCGACCCAATCTAGGGTTGATGCGATGATTGCGGCTGGCTGCACCAAAATCCTGTTTTTTCCGCTATATCCGCAATATGCGGGGGCCACATCAGCCACAGCAAATGACGCGTTTTTTAAGGCGTTGATGGATTTGAAAAACCGTTTGCAACCCGTCGCACGCGTGGTGCCGCCCTATTTCGATCAGCCCGCCTATATCGATGCATTGGCGCAATCCATTGAACGTAAATATGCAACCCTGGAAGAACGTCCCGACATTCTGGTGTGTTCTTATCACGGCCTGCCGCAGCGGTATTTGACCGAAGGCGATCCCTATCATTGCCAATGCCAGAAAACGACGCGCCTGCTAAAGGAACGTCTGGGCTGGGCCGACACTGAAATAATGACAACGTTCCAGTCTCAATTCGGGTCCGAAGAATGGTTGCAGCCCTACACCGTCGAAGAGGTCGCGCGCCAAGCCGCAGCAGACAATAAACGTCTGGCGATTTGCGCCCCTGCGTTTAGTGCCGATTGCATCGAAACGCTAGAAGAGATCAACGAAGAGATCCGCGAAAGTTTTGAACATGCGGGTGGGCAGAACTTTACCTATGTGCCCTGTCTGAATGACGATCCGGCCCATATTGCCGCGCTTTGCGGTGTGATCCAGCAGAACCTGATGGGCTGGCTGGACTAA
- a CDS encoding CAP domain-containing protein, protein MLRRNFLLGLSAAALAACNAPSVPVGPDGLPLPQLYRIAPGDTANVQFRMLDGVNALRIASGRGPVQLNAQLNAAAATHSRDMSVQNRPWHFGSDASSPIDRVRRVGYTGDLRGENISETYENETETLAAWMNLPETRDVILDPNATQMGFAWFQEPAGKIWWTLVMGS, encoded by the coding sequence ATGTTACGCAGAAACTTTCTACTTGGGCTTTCCGCTGCTGCATTGGCAGCCTGTAACGCGCCTTCTGTTCCGGTGGGGCCAGATGGGCTTCCTTTGCCGCAATTATATCGAATTGCGCCCGGCGACACAGCGAACGTCCAGTTTCGCATGCTGGACGGGGTAAATGCCTTGCGGATCGCATCCGGACGTGGACCCGTTCAACTGAACGCACAGTTGAATGCCGCCGCAGCAACCCATTCCCGCGATATGAGCGTTCAAAACCGCCCATGGCATTTTGGATCTGATGCATCATCCCCGATCGATCGCGTCCGCCGCGTCGGCTATACTGGTGACCTACGTGGTGAAAATATTTCGGAAACCTATGAAAACGAAACCGAAACGCTGGCCGCATGGATGAACCTGCCTGAAACGCGCGATGTAATTTTGGACCCAAATGCCACGCAGATGGGGTTTGCCTGGTTTCAGGAACCGGCCGGCAAAATCTGGTGGACATTGGTGATGGGCAGCTAA
- a CDS encoding ABC transporter ATP-binding protein, which yields MFKYFENLIDPFEDYSAIDSPPKKLWPFLRSYMKPFRKVFWATGVMSVIVAGVELWLIWYLGRMVDLLSVGDPGNIWANHGTEFILVALFILFLRPLLQIVDVGLLNNAILPNFGTIVRWRAHKHVLRQSVGWFEEDFAGRIANRIMQTPPAAGEVIFQLFDAVTFATAYVIGAAVLLAGADPRLMIPMMIWLGFYFLLMRWTIKRVGPASKAASDARSEVTGRVVDSYSNIHSVKMFAHHDQELDYAREAIEKTRSTFQAEMRLYTIMDVVLVFLNGLLILGVVGWAMWLYFGGNATVGIVAAATSLTLRLNAMTGWIMWAVTNLFQNLGIVSEGMETISQPITLLDQNSAQPLPAGPGAIEIEQLSHHYGKGTGGLDQISLSIAAGEKVGLVGRSGAGKSTLVKLLLRFYDAETGRIRVDGHDISNITQDSLRLAIGMVQQDSSLLHRSVRANILYGRPDATEDDIIAAAKRAEAHDFIMTLQDSKGGRGYDAQVGERGVKLSGGQRQRIAIARVLLKDAPILLLDEATSALDSEVEAAIQDTLYGLMEGKTVIAIAHRLSTIARMDRIVVMDQGRIIEQGTHQELLQLNGQYAGFWNRQSGGFLGAEEEAE from the coding sequence GTGTTTAAGTATTTTGAAAACCTCATTGACCCATTCGAAGACTATTCAGCGATAGATTCACCACCCAAAAAGCTGTGGCCATTTTTGCGCAGCTACATGAAGCCCTTTCGCAAAGTGTTTTGGGCCACCGGGGTGATGTCCGTGATCGTTGCCGGCGTTGAGCTGTGGCTGATTTGGTATCTGGGCCGCATGGTTGATCTGCTGTCCGTTGGGGACCCCGGCAATATCTGGGCCAATCACGGGACAGAATTTATTCTGGTGGCTCTTTTCATTCTGTTTTTGCGCCCGTTGTTGCAAATCGTCGATGTGGGATTGCTGAACAATGCGATTTTGCCGAATTTTGGCACGATCGTACGTTGGCGCGCGCATAAACATGTTCTGCGTCAGTCCGTGGGGTGGTTCGAAGAGGATTTTGCCGGGCGCATTGCCAATCGGATTATGCAAACGCCGCCCGCCGCAGGCGAGGTGATTTTTCAGCTGTTCGATGCGGTGACCTTTGCCACAGCCTACGTCATCGGCGCAGCGGTTTTGCTGGCGGGTGCTGACCCTCGTTTGATGATCCCAATGATGATCTGGCTTGGGTTTTACTTTTTGTTAATGCGGTGGACGATCAAACGGGTTGGTCCTGCATCCAAGGCTGCGTCCGATGCGCGATCCGAAGTGACGGGCCGTGTTGTGGACAGCTATTCCAACATCCATTCTGTCAAAATGTTCGCCCATCATGACCAAGAATTGGATTATGCACGCGAAGCGATCGAAAAAACGAGATCAACATTCCAAGCGGAAATGCGGCTTTATACGATCATGGATGTGGTTCTGGTATTTTTGAACGGGCTCTTGATCCTTGGTGTCGTGGGGTGGGCGATGTGGCTCTATTTCGGCGGAAATGCGACTGTTGGGATCGTTGCGGCTGCGACTTCGCTGACTTTGCGCCTAAACGCGATGACGGGGTGGATCATGTGGGCGGTGACAAATCTGTTCCAGAATTTGGGTATCGTGTCCGAAGGGATGGAAACCATTTCGCAGCCCATCACGCTGTTGGATCAAAACAGTGCCCAGCCTTTGCCAGCGGGGCCCGGTGCGATTGAGATTGAACAATTGTCACATCATTATGGCAAAGGCACAGGCGGTTTGGATCAGATTAGCCTGTCGATTGCCGCCGGTGAAAAGGTCGGTTTGGTCGGGCGGTCGGGTGCCGGTAAATCGACCCTTGTTAAGCTGCTATTGCGGTTCTACGACGCTGAAACGGGCAGAATTAGGGTCGATGGGCACGATATATCCAACATCACCCAAGACAGTTTGAGACTGGCAATTGGCATGGTGCAACAGGATAGTTCGCTGCTGCATAGATCTGTGCGTGCGAACATTTTGTATGGCCGCCCAGATGCAACCGAGGACGACATCATTGCCGCCGCCAAACGGGCCGAGGCGCATGATTTCATCATGACCCTTCAGGATAGCAAAGGCGGTCGGGGTTATGACGCTCAGGTCGGTGAGCGGGGTGTCAAACTGTCGGGCGGGCAACGCCAGCGGATCGCGATTGCGCGTGTGTTACTAAAAGACGCCCCGATCTTGTTACTGGACGAAGCGACATCGGCGCTGGATTCCGAAGTGGAAGCAGCCATTCAAGACACGCTTTATGGATTGATGGAGGGCAAAACCGTGATTGCGATTGCGCATCGGTTGTCGACGATTGCCCGTATGGACCGGATCGTTGTCATGGACCAAGGGCGCATCATTGAACAAGGCACCCATCAGGAATTGCTGCAGTTGAACGGGCAATATGCCGGGTTCTGGAACCGTCAGTCAGGCGGGTTCTTAGGGGCCGAAGAGGAAGCGGAATGA